In Nonomuraea sp. NBC_00507, the following are encoded in one genomic region:
- a CDS encoding NUDIX hydrolase yields the protein MTADMPEAWEVVETKERFEGRVIRVVTDTVKMPRDEVADRDYVVHPGAVAVLALDDRDRVLMIRQYRHPTRQLMWELPAGIRDVEGEALVEGAARELAEEAGYRAGTWQTLIDLRTSPGMSDERIRVFLARDLSKIPDEENGFVHRHEEIDMPVEWIPLADAVEKALMGMIHNSPAVAGILAAYAASVEGFDCLRPADAPEA from the coding sequence ATGACCGCAGACATGCCTGAGGCGTGGGAGGTCGTTGAGACGAAGGAACGGTTCGAGGGCCGCGTCATCCGCGTGGTCACCGACACCGTCAAGATGCCCCGCGACGAGGTCGCCGACCGCGACTACGTGGTGCATCCCGGCGCGGTCGCCGTGCTGGCCCTCGACGACCGCGACCGCGTCCTGATGATCAGGCAGTATCGGCATCCCACCCGGCAGCTGATGTGGGAGCTGCCGGCCGGGATCCGGGACGTGGAAGGGGAAGCGCTGGTCGAAGGGGCGGCTCGGGAGCTCGCCGAGGAGGCCGGATACCGGGCCGGGACCTGGCAGACGCTCATCGACCTGCGCACCTCGCCCGGAATGAGCGACGAGCGCATCCGGGTCTTCCTCGCCCGCGACCTGTCCAAGATCCCCGACGAGGAGAACGGCTTCGTCCACCGGCACGAGGAAATCGACATGCCGGTCGAATGGATCCCCCTGGCCGACGCGGTGGAGAAGGCGCTCATGGGAATGATCCACAATTCCCCGGCCGTGGCCGGTATCCTCGCCGCATATGCGGCTTCGGTTGAGGGATTCGATTGCTTGCGTCCCGCCGACGCCCCGGAGGCGTGA
- a CDS encoding CTP synthase: MRSASQTKHLFVTGGVASSLGKGLTASSLGRLLKARGLRVTMQKLDPYLNVDPGTMNPFQHGEVFVTDDGAETDLDVGHYERFLDTDLHGSANVTTGQIYSNVIAKERRGEYLGDTVQVIPHITNEIKDRIRGMAGPEVDVVITEVGGTVGDIESLPFLEAVRQIRHEVGRDNVFFLHVSLLPYIGPSGELKTKPTQHSVAALRSIGIQPDAIVLRSDRPVQTAIKRKISLMCDVDEDAVVSAVDAASIYDIPKVLHSEGLDAYVVRRLGLPFRDVDWKEWEELLRRVHRPAKEVTIALVGKYIDLPDAYLSVTEALRAGGFANDARINIRWVKSDDCETPDGAERELDGVDGVLIPGGFGVRGIEGKIGAIRHARENKIPLLGICLGMQGMVIEAARNMAGIEGANSAEFDPDTKHAVISTMADQEDVVAGERDMGGTMRLGIYTAKLGEGTLARQLYGGKAKADERHRHRYEVNNTYREQLEKVGLVFSGVSPDGRLVEYTELPVDIHPFFIGTQAHPEFRSRPTRANPMFKGLIGAALIYADGRVGARVGQ, from the coding sequence TTGCGCAGCGCATCGCAAACCAAGCATCTGTTCGTCACCGGCGGTGTCGCCTCCAGTCTCGGCAAGGGGCTCACGGCATCCAGCCTCGGTCGCCTCCTCAAGGCACGCGGTCTCCGGGTCACCATGCAAAAGCTCGACCCGTACCTCAACGTCGACCCCGGGACCATGAACCCGTTCCAGCACGGCGAGGTGTTCGTCACCGACGACGGCGCCGAGACCGACCTCGACGTCGGCCACTACGAGCGCTTCCTCGACACCGACCTGCACGGCTCTGCGAACGTCACGACCGGCCAAATTTACTCCAACGTCATCGCCAAGGAGCGCCGGGGCGAATACCTGGGCGACACCGTCCAGGTCATCCCGCACATCACCAACGAGATCAAGGACCGCATCAGGGGCATGGCCGGTCCTGAGGTGGACGTGGTCATCACCGAGGTCGGCGGCACGGTTGGCGACATCGAGTCGCTGCCGTTCCTGGAGGCCGTCCGGCAGATCAGGCACGAGGTGGGGCGCGACAACGTGTTCTTCCTGCACGTGTCGCTGCTGCCGTACATCGGTCCCTCCGGGGAGCTCAAGACCAAGCCGACGCAGCACAGCGTGGCGGCGCTGCGCAGCATCGGCATCCAGCCGGACGCGATCGTGCTGCGGTCCGACCGGCCCGTGCAGACGGCGATCAAGCGCAAGATCAGCCTCATGTGCGACGTGGACGAGGACGCCGTGGTCTCCGCCGTGGACGCCGCCTCCATCTATGACATCCCGAAGGTGCTCCACTCCGAAGGGCTCGACGCGTACGTGGTGCGGCGGCTCGGCCTGCCGTTCCGTGACGTCGACTGGAAGGAGTGGGAGGAGCTCCTGCGCCGTGTCCACCGCCCCGCCAAGGAGGTCACGATCGCGCTGGTCGGGAAATACATCGACCTGCCCGACGCCTACCTGTCCGTGACCGAGGCGCTGCGGGCCGGCGGGTTCGCCAACGACGCGCGGATCAACATCCGCTGGGTCAAGAGCGACGACTGCGAGACTCCCGACGGCGCCGAGCGCGAGCTCGACGGCGTGGACGGCGTGCTCATCCCCGGCGGGTTCGGCGTGCGCGGCATCGAGGGCAAGATCGGCGCCATCCGCCACGCCCGCGAGAACAAGATCCCGCTGCTCGGCATCTGCCTGGGCATGCAGGGCATGGTCATCGAGGCCGCCCGCAACATGGCCGGCATCGAAGGCGCCAACTCCGCCGAGTTCGACCCCGACACCAAGCACGCGGTCATCTCCACCATGGCCGACCAGGAGGACGTCGTCGCGGGCGAGCGCGACATGGGCGGCACCATGCGCCTCGGCATCTACACCGCCAAGCTCGGCGAGGGCACGCTCGCCCGGCAGCTCTACGGCGGCAAGGCCAAGGCCGACGAGCGGCACCGTCACCGCTACGAGGTCAACAACACCTACCGGGAGCAGCTGGAGAAGGTCGGCTTGGTGTTCTCCGGCGTGTCGCCCGACGGCCGCCTGGTCGAGTACACCGAACTGCCCGTCGACATCCACCCGTTCTTCATCGGCACCCAGGCGCACCCCGAGTTCCGCTCCCGCCCCACCCGCGCCAACCCGATGTTCAAGGGCCTCATCGGCGCCGCCCTGATCTACGCCGACGGCCGCGTCGGCGCTAGGGTCGGCCAGTGA
- a CDS encoding acyltransferase, with product MALVRRAVGTLIHRTYTAIRHAGAISPASPAGYRFRRLGDGVSIAFPPGAIFGEQWIEIGDHTLIGERVSLSCGMMPGPDLGPDSILRIGRGCSIGRGSHIVAHQSIDIGDDVFTGPYVYITDQNHVYDDPDVPIGRQWPRNSPVSIGSGSWLGAGAIILPGTTLGRQCVVAGGAVVRGTFPDHSVVAGVPAKRVRGYTPHLGWHAPNGAVEPGMDRTSF from the coding sequence ATGGCATTAGTACGGCGGGCTGTGGGCACGCTGATTCACCGTACCTACACGGCGATCCGCCACGCGGGCGCGATCTCTCCGGCTTCTCCGGCCGGTTACCGATTCCGCCGGTTGGGCGACGGGGTCAGCATCGCGTTCCCCCCGGGCGCCATCTTCGGCGAGCAGTGGATCGAGATCGGCGACCACACGCTGATCGGCGAGCGCGTGTCGCTCTCGTGCGGCATGATGCCGGGCCCGGACCTCGGCCCGGACTCGATCCTGCGGATCGGCCGCGGCTGCTCGATCGGCCGGGGCTCGCACATCGTGGCCCACCAGTCGATCGACATCGGCGACGACGTCTTCACCGGCCCGTACGTCTACATCACCGACCAGAACCACGTCTACGACGACCCGGACGTGCCGATCGGCCGGCAGTGGCCGCGCAACAGCCCGGTCTCGATCGGCTCAGGCTCCTGGCTGGGCGCGGGGGCGATCATCCTGCCGGGCACCACGCTGGGCCGCCAGTGCGTGGTGGCAGGCGGGGCGGTGGTCCGCGGGACCTTCCCCGACCACAGCGTGGTCGCCGGGGTGCCGGCCAAGCGGGTGCGCGGTTACACGCCGCACCTGGGCTGGCACGCCCCGAACGGCGCCGTCGAACCGGGGATGGACCGAACATCCTTCTAA
- a CDS encoding NAD(P)H-dependent flavin oxidoreductase, with amino-acid sequence MRTAICERLGIEFPLFAFSHCRDVVAAVTNAGGFGVLGAIAYSPEQLDTELTWIDERVGGRPYGVDVLVPGKIDDSALDRRAHLLDFIPDRHRDFVTHLLAKYGVSAPAQPLTAVADELGRRVTAAGATGLIDVALKHPIGLIASALGPPPGEMVAKARQAGVPVAALVGTVEHARRQVAAGADLIVAQGTEAGGHTGEIATMVLVPQVVDAVAPVPVLAAGGIASGRQMAAAMALGADGVWCGSVWLTTEEAETAPAVKRKMLAASSLDTVRSRSRTGKPARQLKSAWTEEWDSGPESPGPLGMPLQILLSEGAMARIGAAAEKGEPGAVDLVNYYVGQVVGQLDQVKPAREVVYDMISEFGEAVERLARLSE; translated from the coding sequence ATGCGGACCGCCATCTGTGAGCGCCTGGGCATCGAGTTCCCCCTGTTCGCCTTCAGCCACTGCCGGGACGTGGTGGCGGCGGTCACGAACGCGGGCGGGTTCGGGGTGCTGGGCGCGATCGCGTACTCACCGGAGCAGCTCGACACCGAGCTGACGTGGATCGACGAGCGGGTCGGCGGCCGGCCGTACGGCGTGGACGTGCTCGTACCCGGCAAGATCGACGACTCGGCGCTGGACCGGCGCGCGCACCTGCTGGACTTCATCCCCGACCGGCACCGCGACTTCGTCACGCACCTGCTGGCCAAGTACGGCGTGAGCGCGCCGGCGCAGCCCCTGACGGCGGTGGCGGACGAGCTCGGCAGGCGGGTCACGGCGGCGGGGGCGACGGGGCTGATCGACGTGGCGTTGAAGCACCCGATCGGGCTGATCGCCAGCGCCCTGGGCCCGCCCCCGGGGGAGATGGTGGCGAAGGCCAGACAGGCGGGCGTGCCGGTGGCCGCGCTGGTCGGCACGGTGGAGCACGCCCGCAGGCAGGTGGCCGCCGGTGCGGACCTCATCGTCGCGCAGGGCACCGAGGCGGGCGGGCACACCGGTGAGATCGCCACGATGGTGCTGGTGCCGCAGGTCGTGGACGCGGTCGCGCCCGTGCCCGTGCTGGCGGCCGGAGGGATCGCGTCGGGGCGGCAGATGGCCGCGGCCATGGCGCTCGGCGCGGACGGCGTGTGGTGCGGCTCGGTGTGGCTGACCACGGAGGAGGCGGAGACGGCGCCCGCCGTCAAACGCAAGATGCTGGCCGCGTCGTCGCTGGACACGGTCAGGTCCAGGTCGCGTACGGGCAAGCCGGCCCGCCAGCTCAAGTCGGCCTGGACGGAGGAGTGGGACTCCGGGCCGGAGAGCCCGGGGCCGCTGGGGATGCCGCTGCAGATCCTGCTGTCGGAGGGGGCGATGGCCCGCATCGGGGCGGCGGCGGAGAAGGGCGAGCCGGGGGCCGTGGACCTGGTCAACTACTACGTGGGGCAGGTCGTGGGCCAGCTCGACCAGGTGAAGCCGGCCCGCGAGGTGGTCTACGACATGATCAGCGAGTTCGGCGAAGCGGTGGAGCGTCTGGCGCGCCTGTCCGAGTGA
- a CDS encoding BadF/BadG/BcrA/BcrD ATPase family protein: MSRAGFAGVDVGGGGVRARIETGGVSAYGEDSAPVPRDQGRVDLDRLAARIATVVENATPARTAGFEHATPARIAGFGQETGAPGPDALPALDRLAGMAVGVTGLPGLVKDPGTLWRALRERLALGTLVVAGDMVTTHVGALGFQPGVVVAAGTGVITLGTDLKDVWNQADGWGHLLGDHGGGAWVGAQGLHAALRAHDGRAGGSAALLERMMARYGHPLDLVALVYESGSAAHHLAAFAPCVGEAARAGDAVARRIWTEAGRQLGQTAVAAAAGLEPVFSWGGRLFEAADLLMEPFQSTVRESLPGARFTPPLGTSADGALALAKAAADGSVRPRHPYLYVFTRTGAPDAPPLRRTR, from the coding sequence GTGAGCCGGGCCGGATTCGCCGGCGTGGACGTCGGCGGCGGGGGAGTCAGGGCCCGGATCGAGACCGGAGGGGTGAGCGCCTACGGGGAGGACTCGGCGCCGGTGCCACGCGACCAGGGCCGCGTCGACCTCGACCGGCTCGCCGCCCGGATCGCCACGGTCGTGGAGAACGCGACCCCGGCCAGGACCGCCGGTTTCGAGCACGCGACCCCCGCTCGGATCGCCGGGTTCGGACAGGAGACCGGAGCGCCGGGGCCGGACGCCCTGCCGGCTCTCGACCGGCTGGCCGGCATGGCGGTGGGGGTGACCGGTCTGCCCGGCCTGGTCAAGGATCCCGGCACCTTGTGGCGGGCGCTGCGGGAGCGGCTCGCGCTGGGCACGCTCGTGGTCGCCGGTGACATGGTGACGACGCACGTGGGCGCGCTCGGTTTCCAGCCGGGGGTCGTCGTGGCCGCGGGCACCGGCGTCATCACGCTCGGCACCGACCTGAAAGACGTCTGGAACCAGGCCGACGGGTGGGGGCACCTGCTCGGCGACCACGGCGGCGGCGCCTGGGTCGGCGCGCAGGGCCTGCACGCCGCCCTGCGTGCCCACGACGGCCGGGCCGGCGGCTCGGCCGCCCTGCTCGAACGCATGATGGCCCGCTACGGCCACCCCCTCGACCTGGTGGCGCTCGTCTACGAGTCGGGCTCCGCGGCACACCACCTGGCGGCGTTCGCGCCGTGCGTCGGCGAGGCGGCCCGCGCGGGCGACGCCGTCGCCCGGCGGATCTGGACCGAGGCCGGCCGGCAGCTCGGCCAGACGGCCGTCGCCGCCGCGGCCGGTCTCGAACCGGTCTTCTCCTGGGGCGGCCGCCTCTTCGAGGCCGCGGACCTGCTCATGGAGCCGTTCCAGAGCACCGTGCGCGAGTCGCTGCCCGGCGCCCGCTTCACGCCGCCCCTCGGGACCTCGGCCGATGGCGCGCTCGCCCTGGCCAAGGCCGCCGCCGACGGCTCGGTCCGGCCACGCCACCCCTACCTGTACGTCTTCACTCGGACAGGCGCGCCAGACGCTCCACCGCTTCGCCGAACTCGCTGA
- a CDS encoding N-acetylmuramic acid 6-phosphate etherase yields the protein MSQAAPPTELRNPRTADIDTLESGDVLRLLLEEDARAVEAARAATGPLALAVDAAHRRLAAGGRVHYFGAGASGRLAVLDATEITPTFGVARELFTAHFAGGAAALTDSSIDREDAESLGEADAQALGPGDVAVGITASGSTRYVAGALRAAGAGGALTVLITCNPDAPLRDLAEILVVADTGPEALTGSTRLKAGTATKVMLNAFSTALMIKAGRTYGNLMVGLVATNAKLAERAVSLLMEATGAGAEACRSALAEADGAIPEALVRLLTGCSATEARAALGAHQGVRAAVAALSHPAERGRAQ from the coding sequence ATGAGCCAGGCGGCACCGCCCACGGAACTCCGCAACCCCCGCACCGCCGACATCGACACCCTGGAGTCCGGCGACGTCCTCCGGCTGCTGCTGGAGGAGGACGCCCGCGCCGTCGAGGCGGCCCGCGCCGCCACCGGGCCGCTCGCCCTCGCGGTGGACGCGGCGCATCGGCGCCTGGCCGCGGGCGGTCGCGTCCACTACTTCGGCGCCGGCGCGTCGGGGCGGCTCGCCGTGCTGGACGCCACCGAGATCACGCCGACGTTCGGGGTGGCGCGCGAGCTGTTCACGGCGCACTTCGCCGGCGGGGCCGCCGCGCTCACCGACTCCTCCATCGACCGTGAGGACGCCGAGTCGCTGGGCGAGGCCGACGCCCAGGCCCTCGGTCCCGGGGACGTGGCGGTGGGGATCACGGCGTCGGGTTCGACGAGATACGTCGCCGGCGCCCTGCGCGCGGCCGGGGCCGGGGGCGCCCTCACGGTGCTGATCACCTGCAACCCGGACGCGCCGCTGCGTGACCTGGCCGAGATCCTGGTCGTCGCCGACACCGGGCCGGAGGCGCTGACCGGGTCCACCCGGCTCAAGGCCGGCACGGCGACCAAGGTGATGCTGAACGCGTTCTCGACCGCCTTGATGATCAAGGCCGGGCGGACGTACGGGAACCTCATGGTCGGGCTGGTGGCCACCAACGCCAAGCTGGCCGAGCGTGCGGTGAGCCTGCTCATGGAGGCCACCGGCGCCGGCGCGGAGGCCTGCCGCAGCGCCCTCGCCGAGGCGGACGGGGCCATCCCGGAGGCGCTCGTACGGCTGCTCACCGGCTGCTCCGCCACTGAGGCCCGGGCGGCACTCGGCGCGCACCAGGGCGTCAGGGCGGCCGTGGCCGCGCTCTCCCACCCGGCCGAGCGCGGGCGCGCCCAGTGA
- a CDS encoding alpha-N-acetylglucosaminidase, whose amino-acid sequence MSVGWDTVLPLRLTSFPDAPLRQGSARVREGYYFNFCTFSYTMPYWDWADWEREIDWMALHGITMPLAITGHEAALHAAYSLLGLDDDRIRSFLGGPGYLPFQFMGCLDDFAGPLPSSWIESRRELGARILDRERAFGMTPVLPAFTGHVPREIAASARAGRRQWQGFETWALDPADPLYERIGAELARAQIKLFGTDHLYAADPFIEMIPIDADPSFPGAVAAATLAGLRAADPDAVWLMQAWPFSYQRDFWTEDRVTTFLDAIPHDRMLVADLWAEHDPLWGTFEGFSGKPWLWCALLNFGGRTDPAADLRSVPAGIDAALASPSPPAGLGLSMEATRNNPVFFELVADQIWNRVPDLEAWLDAFVSERYEGQGTPELRAAWRGLLDTVYGAQGVRIAPDQFQGVLTTHPSYERTPEVSRAPWYRPAVLAQAWEKMIEAAEHDGGLLDGPLGHDLMETGIAYMARVADRLCLDVVESAGDPEWVARFLTVFEDLDRMLACRPEYTFQHWEDKAVSWAAGPADREVLRDNARRIITVWGTADSPLLDDYAGRHWAGLVGGYYRDRWELWARGLAPALAGDPGAETKLHERLRERAETFLRDGAAPVRPGDLATQSRRLHSTYAGTLDAAHE is encoded by the coding sequence ATGTCCGTGGGCTGGGACACGGTGCTTCCCCTGCGGCTGACGTCGTTCCCCGACGCCCCGCTCCGCCAGGGCTCGGCCCGGGTGCGGGAGGGCTATTACTTCAACTTCTGCACCTTCAGCTACACGATGCCCTACTGGGACTGGGCCGACTGGGAACGCGAGATCGACTGGATGGCCTTGCACGGCATCACCATGCCGCTGGCCATCACCGGCCACGAGGCCGCGCTGCACGCCGCCTACTCCCTTCTCGGCCTCGACGACGACCGGATCCGGAGCTTCCTGGGCGGGCCGGGCTACCTGCCGTTCCAGTTCATGGGCTGCCTGGACGACTTCGCCGGCCCGCTCCCCTCGTCCTGGATCGAGAGTCGTCGCGAGCTCGGGGCACGCATCCTCGACCGTGAGCGGGCCTTCGGCATGACGCCTGTGCTCCCGGCCTTCACCGGACACGTTCCACGCGAGATCGCAGCCTCAGCGAGGGCCGGCCGTCGCCAGTGGCAGGGATTCGAGACCTGGGCCCTCGACCCTGCCGACCCGCTGTACGAGCGCATCGGCGCCGAGCTCGCCCGCGCCCAGATCAAGCTCTTCGGCACCGACCACCTCTACGCCGCCGACCCGTTCATCGAGATGATCCCCATCGACGCCGACCCGTCCTTCCCCGGCGCCGTGGCGGCTGCGACGCTGGCCGGTCTGCGGGCCGCCGACCCGGACGCGGTGTGGCTCATGCAGGCCTGGCCGTTCTCCTACCAGCGGGACTTCTGGACCGAGGACCGCGTCACCACATTCCTCGACGCGATCCCGCACGACCGGATGCTCGTGGCCGACCTGTGGGCGGAGCACGATCCGCTGTGGGGCACTTTCGAGGGATTCTCCGGAAAACCGTGGCTCTGGTGCGCGCTGCTCAACTTCGGCGGCCGCACCGATCCGGCCGCCGACCTGCGTAGTGTGCCGGCCGGGATCGACGCGGCCCTGGCGTCGCCGAGCCCGCCCGCCGGGCTCGGCCTGTCCATGGAGGCCACCCGCAACAACCCGGTCTTCTTCGAGCTGGTGGCCGACCAGATCTGGAACCGGGTTCCCGACCTCGAGGCCTGGCTCGACGCCTTCGTCAGCGAGCGCTACGAGGGGCAGGGGACGCCCGAGCTGCGGGCAGCCTGGCGCGGCCTCCTGGACACCGTCTACGGCGCGCAGGGCGTGCGGATCGCTCCCGACCAGTTCCAGGGCGTGCTCACCACCCATCCCTCCTACGAGCGGACACCCGAGGTGTCTCGTGCCCCCTGGTACCGGCCGGCCGTGCTGGCACAGGCCTGGGAGAAGATGATCGAGGCGGCCGAGCACGACGGCGGCCTGCTGGACGGGCCGCTCGGGCACGACCTCATGGAGACCGGCATCGCCTACATGGCCAGGGTGGCCGACCGCCTCTGCCTCGACGTCGTGGAGTCGGCGGGCGACCCCGAGTGGGTCGCCCGGTTCCTGACGGTCTTCGAGGACCTCGACCGGATGCTGGCCTGCCGCCCCGAATACACCTTCCAGCACTGGGAGGACAAGGCCGTGTCCTGGGCCGCCGGGCCGGCCGACCGCGAGGTCCTGCGGGACAACGCCCGCCGCATCATCACGGTGTGGGGCACCGCGGACAGCCCGCTCCTCGACGACTACGCGGGCCGGCACTGGGCGGGACTCGTCGGCGGCTACTACCGCGACCGCTGGGAGCTGTGGGCGCGGGGCCTGGCCCCCGCGCTCGCCGGCGATCCCGGCGCCGAGACGAAGCTGCACGAACGGCTCCGCGAGCGGGCCGAGACCTTCCTGCGGGACGGCGCGGCCCCGGTGCGGCCTGGAGACCTGGCCACGCAGTCGCGCCGCCTGCACAGCACGTACGCGGGCACACTCGACGCAGCACACGAATGA
- a CDS encoding ROK family transcriptional regulator: MEQLVAAGTQFMREVNAAAILSRLRAETSMSVSALAKSVGLSRQAVTRSLNALAEEGLVEFGPVDRDTTRAGRPAQLVRFRAEAGHVLGLSISPQDVRVAVADLSGAVIATDAVQLGPGADGVHAVETLLSTVALTLRATGLTTGDLWFASAGTPGIVDPASGIIKLIPSLPGLTGDVLLRRLQETLGCPIYLDNDVKLATQGERWRGAQRREDSLVLVHWGERVGAGIVLNGELYRGASNDAGDVGFLDLFTDAAGGGPAESRHPHGLGPFEHRVGGEEIVRQAAAAAERAGDGEFRARIEAAGERAFEAVLDAVVDGRPAALEAIDVVARRFAKGIAVLRAILNPRLVVIGGPLARCGERLLEALRRHLSGEPLDQPALEVSTLHEDAVVHGALRHSLEEIERTRFGLVRTGRHEGR; encoded by the coding sequence ATGGAGCAGCTGGTCGCCGCGGGCACGCAGTTCATGCGGGAGGTCAACGCGGCCGCGATCCTGAGCAGGCTGCGGGCCGAGACCAGCATGAGTGTGTCGGCGCTGGCCAAGTCGGTGGGGTTGTCCAGGCAGGCGGTCACCCGTTCGCTCAACGCCCTGGCCGAGGAGGGCCTCGTCGAGTTCGGCCCCGTCGACCGCGACACCACCCGGGCGGGGCGGCCCGCGCAGCTGGTGCGGTTCCGGGCGGAGGCGGGTCACGTGCTGGGGCTGTCGATCAGCCCGCAGGACGTGCGCGTGGCGGTGGCGGATCTGTCCGGGGCGGTCATCGCGACCGACGCGGTGCAGCTCGGCCCCGGCGCCGACGGGGTCCACGCGGTGGAGACGCTGCTGTCCACGGTGGCACTGACGCTGCGGGCGACCGGCCTCACGACCGGCGATCTCTGGTTCGCCTCGGCGGGCACCCCGGGCATCGTCGACCCGGCGTCCGGGATCATCAAGCTCATCCCGAGCCTGCCGGGGCTGACCGGCGACGTCCTCCTGCGCCGGCTCCAGGAGACGCTCGGCTGCCCGATCTACCTGGACAACGACGTCAAGCTGGCGACGCAGGGCGAGCGGTGGCGAGGCGCGCAGCGGCGTGAGGACTCGCTGGTGTTGGTTCACTGGGGCGAACGCGTCGGCGCCGGGATCGTGCTCAACGGCGAGCTCTACCGTGGCGCCTCCAACGATGCGGGTGACGTCGGCTTCCTCGATCTGTTCACCGACGCGGCGGGCGGCGGCCCCGCAGAGTCCCGCCACCCCCACGGCCTCGGCCCGTTCGAGCACCGGGTGGGCGGCGAGGAGATCGTGCGCCAGGCCGCCGCGGCGGCCGAACGCGCCGGCGACGGTGAATTCCGCGCCCGGATCGAGGCCGCGGGAGAGCGCGCGTTCGAGGCCGTGCTGGACGCCGTCGTCGACGGCCGGCCTGCGGCTCTGGAGGCGATCGACGTGGTGGCACGCCGTTTCGCCAAAGGCATCGCCGTGCTCCGAGCCATTCTCAACCCCCGGCTCGTGGTCATCGGCGGGCCCTTGGCCAGATGCGGCGAGAGGCTGCTGGAGGCGCTCCGGCGGCATCTGTCCGGCGAGCCGCTGGACCAGCCCGCGCTGGAGGTCTCGACGCTCCACGAGGACGCCGTCGTCCACGGGGCGCTGCGGCACTCGCTGGAGGAGATCGAACGCACCAGGTTCGGCCTGGTGAGAACCGGTCGTCACGAAGGCCGTTGA
- a CDS encoding ABC transporter substrate-binding protein: MRITTPARRELRHALVALGVTAALALTACAGTSSTAGNPAPKVDVSTTIPSDPVTLTLAYTNDPPTKALIDGFTKKHPNVTIKPQMTPFNDYIKSIKLAMSSDAAPDIAQYNPGAMNSLVPAGLILDLGPWSKAYGWNTKFPPASLEVLSSDKSAKQFGTGSLYAVPGGLSVLGVFYNKKIVKEAPKTLAEFEAAMKQAKDAGHTPLSNGALQVGGFHLWNALLNVTGDVADYRSWVYGKQGSTIENPAALKATQMLTDWAKKGYISSSASATADADALASFAKGGSAFLITGNWAASTLETEMGNDVGFFLMPTESADKPANVASGASVAYAISAKSKNPNVAAAFLDYLGSPEAAKIEFDGGFMPVDTKADLGAEGLRGEIATIFSQVAQNNGIVPFPDFASPGMIDKLTPGIQGLINDKMAPDAFLRSLQGSWDAHHGS; the protein is encoded by the coding sequence ATGCGTATCACGACACCAGCCCGGCGCGAGCTCCGGCACGCGCTCGTGGCGCTGGGCGTCACGGCGGCACTCGCCCTGACGGCCTGCGCGGGCACCAGCAGCACGGCCGGCAACCCGGCACCGAAGGTCGACGTCTCGACGACCATCCCCAGCGACCCGGTGACGCTCACTCTCGCCTATACCAACGACCCGCCGACCAAGGCGCTCATCGACGGCTTCACCAAGAAGCACCCGAACGTCACCATCAAGCCCCAGATGACGCCGTTCAACGACTACATCAAGTCCATCAAGCTCGCGATGTCGTCCGACGCGGCGCCGGACATCGCCCAGTACAACCCGGGCGCGATGAACTCCCTGGTCCCGGCCGGCCTCATCCTGGACCTGGGCCCGTGGTCCAAGGCGTACGGCTGGAACACGAAGTTCCCGCCGGCCAGCCTGGAGGTCCTGAGCTCGGACAAGTCGGCCAAGCAGTTCGGCACCGGCAGCCTGTACGCCGTGCCCGGCGGGCTCTCCGTGCTCGGCGTCTTCTACAACAAGAAGATCGTGAAGGAGGCGCCGAAGACGCTGGCCGAGTTCGAGGCCGCGATGAAGCAGGCCAAGGACGCCGGCCACACGCCGCTGAGCAACGGCGCGCTCCAGGTCGGCGGTTTCCACCTGTGGAACGCGCTGCTCAACGTCACCGGCGACGTCGCCGACTACCGGTCCTGGGTGTACGGCAAGCAGGGCTCGACCATCGAGAACCCCGCCGCGCTGAAGGCCACCCAGATGCTGACCGACTGGGCGAAGAAGGGATACATCTCCAGCTCGGCGAGCGCCACCGCGGACGCCGACGCACTGGCGAGCTTCGCCAAGGGCGGCAGCGCGTTCCTGATCACCGGTAACTGGGCCGCCTCCACCCTGGAGACGGAGATGGGGAACGACGTCGGCTTCTTCCTCATGCCCACGGAATCGGCCGACAAGCCGGCGAACGTCGCCTCCGGGGCGAGCGTCGCCTACGCCATCTCGGCGAAGAGCAAGAACCCGAACGTCGCCGCGGCGTTCCTCGACTACCTGGGCTCGCCGGAAGCGGCCAAGATCGAGTTCGACGGCGGGTTCATGCCGGTCGACACCAAGGCCGACCTCGGGGCCGAGGGGCTGCGGGGCGAGATCGCGACCATCTTCTCGCAGGTGGCGCAGAACAACGGCATCGTCCCGTTCCCCGACTTCGCCTCCCCCGGCATGATCGACAAGCTGACCCCCGGCATCCAGGGGCTCATCAACGACAAGATGGCCCCCGATGCCTTCCTCCGCTCCCTGCAGGGGTCGTGGGACGCCCACCATGGCTCGTGA